GCGCGCTGCGGAAGGCATTGGGCCAGGCATTGCGAATCTGGCGCACCAGCAGATCGTCCTTGCCTGAGCGCGTCAACTCGTCGAATGCCGCGGCTGCCTCCGCGCTCAAAATAATCGTAAGCGCCTCAAACGGCAAATCCGGCAATTCCAGGGGAATCAGGTTCGCGCCCAGTTCGCGTAGCTTTGCAAGCGTGGCCTCGTTGGTGGCGCGATTGGTCGAATCCTTCTCAAAGCCGTTTTTGAGATAGCCAATGCGCAATTTGCTCAATTCGACTTTGGGATTATAATTGAACGGCAAATCAACGAGAGTTTGATCGAGACCGTCCGGGCCGTAAATGGCGTTAAATACCAGGGCGCAATCTTCTACCGTGCGGCACATCGGCCCGATTTTATCCATCGACCAGCTCAAGGCCATGGCGCCCGCGCGGCTCACGCGACCGTAGGTCGGCCGCAAGCCGGTTACGCCGCAGCGCGTCGAGGGCGAAACGATCGAGCCCCAGGTTTCCGTGCCAATGGCGAATGCCACCAGCCCGGCAGCAGTTGCTGAACCCGAGCCTGCCGAAGACCCGCTCGAGCCTTGTTCCAAATTCCACGGATTGCGCGTCTTGCCGCCGAACCACACATCGCCCCACGCCAGCTCGCCCATCGTGAGTTTTGCCACCAACACCGCGCCGGCAGCTTCGAGTTTTTGGATCACGGTCGCGTCTTCGTCGAGCACTTGATCTTTGAACGGAACCGAGCCCCAGGTGGTTTTGTAGCCTTTGACTGCCAGCAAATCCTTGGCGCCGTAGGGAATGCCGTGCAGCGGCCCGCGGTAGTTGCCCGCTGCGATTTCCGCATCCGCGCGTTGCGCTTGCTTGAGCGCCAGCTCTTCGGTGATGGTGATCAC
The Cytophagia bacterium CHB2 DNA segment above includes these coding regions:
- a CDS encoding amidase, with the translated sequence MRLNWRTLFACILASTIFIPLITKGQSEEVQPLTPSLIAAAEKIIGLQFNEAKRDSMLGDLKENLENYQKIRNVPLPNSVPPALTFNPVPVGMTFDTQRRPPVWSTPAKIAVPANTEDLAYASVGELAELLRTRKVTSMQLTQMYLSRLKKYGPKLECVITITEELALKQAQRADAEIAAGNYRGPLHGIPYGAKDLLAVKGYKTTWGSVPFKDQVLDEDATVIQKLEAAGAVLVAKLTMGELAWGDVWFGGKTRNPWNLEQGSSGSSAGSGSATAAGLVAFAIGTETWGSIVSPSTRCGVTGLRPTYGRVSRAGAMALSWSMDKIGPMCRTVEDCALVFNAIYGPDGLDQTLVDLPFNYNPKVELSKLRIGYLKNGFEKDSTNRATNEATLAKLRELGANLIPLELPDLPFEALTIILSAEAAAAFDELTRSGKDDLLVRQIRNAWPNAFRSARFIPAVEYIQANRVRHLVIQAMAEMLKNIDVYVVPSFDGNLLLTNLTGHPCVTLPNGFNDMGSPTSITFMGNLYGEALTLAVAKAYQDATDFHQKHPPLFP